The following nucleotide sequence is from Caldicellulosiruptor saccharolyticus DSM 8903.
TTCTTCTTGACCTCTAATATCTTTTCAAGTACACTCACTTTTTTAAGCCCCCACTTTGTAGTGTTGTTGTAAATCTTTAAGCTTTAACATCGCATCACCCTTTTTTATTGCACTTTGGCACAAGGCAATACCTTCTTCAATATCATTTGCAACCTCGGCAATATAAAGAGCAAAAGCAGAATTTAGAACAACTGCCCAATAATAAGCAGAAACCTCACCATTTAAAATACTCCTAAAAATTTTCGCATTCTCTTGCGGGGTATATCCTTTAATATCATCAAGTGTGTACTCTATACCATACTCTTTTGGGTCTATGTAGTATTCTTTGATATTATCACCTTGCAACTCTAAAACTCTTGTTTTCTGTGAAACCGAAATTTCATCAAGCCCATCAAGACTGTGAATAATAGCTGCTCTTTTTCTTTTTCCTTTCAAAACAGAAGCTATCTTTTCCTGTGCTTCAAAATCAAAAGCACCAACAACTTGATAATTCAAACTTACAGGGTTCAAAAGTGGACCTAAGATGTTAAAAACTGTCCTTATACCAAGCGACTTTCTTACAGTTGCTACTTTTTTCGTTGCTGGATGGTACTTGGGAGCAAATAAAAACGCAAAATTGTGCTTCTCCAAACCTTCTAAAATTCTTTGAGGTGGTGCCTGGATATCTATGCCTAAATTTTCTAAAATATCTGCAGAACCAGAGTTGCTTGTAATGCTTCTGTTACCGTGTTTTGCAACCTTTAAATCAAAACAGCTGAGAACTATTGCACTTGCAGTGGAAATATTAAATGTACCTTTGCCATCTCCACCAGTCCCACATGTGTCTATCGTCTTTGGATGAGTATATTCAATCTTTTGAGCCTTTTCATAAAACGCGTCGACAAAAGCAGAAATTTCTTCTTTTGTTTCCCCCTTTGTTTTGAGTGCTGCCAAAAACGCTCCAAATTTCATTTCGTCAAGTTCACCCTCAAGTATACTGTCCAGAAGATTTTTTACCTGACCATAATCTAAATCCCTTTTTGCTGTTACAACCTCAAGCGCTTCTTTGAGCATCTTTTCTCACCTGCCCATAACACAAATCTAAAAAGTTTTGTAATATCTTTTCCCCATCAGGTGTCAATATTGATTCAGGGTGAAATTGAATTCCATATATTTTTAGCTCATCATTCAAAATTGACATAACCTCATCATCTTCACTTACTGCCGCTATTTCAAGTCCCTGCAATGATGCTGTCTTTTCTACAACCAAAGAATGGTATCTGCCTGCAAAGAACCTGTCTGGCACACATTTGTAAAGTGGACTTCTTTTACCTGCTTCTAATAAGTCAACTCGAGACCTCATCCCATGATATATTGACTTGGCATGCACAACTCTTGCTCCAAAGCATTCACCTATCACTTGATGTCCCAAACATACCCCTAATATTGGGACTACTCCCGCAAACCTCTTTACTACCTCTGATGAGATCCCTGCATCTTTTGGACTTCCTGGCCCAGGTGAGATTATTATTCCTGCAGGATTTAGTTTTTGTATAGTTTCAATTGTAACCTTATCGTTTCTAAAAACTACTACTTGGGTTTTGCTTGCAATCATCTGATAAATATTGAATGTAAATGAATCGTAGTTATCTATTAACAATATCATTCTCATCCACCTCCATAATTTTCAAAAATGCCCTTAGCTTTGTCAAACACTCTTGATATTCATTATCAGGAACAGAAAGATTAACAATTCCCGCTCCACTTTGAAGTAGGAATGTATCTTCTTTCTTGTCCTTTATGGCCATCCTGATCGCAATTGCTAAGTCAAAACAATCTTTGAAGATGTAACCTATCGCACCTCCATAAAGTCCGCGTCTTTGTCTTTCATACTTCTCTATCAGCTGCATTGCTCTTACTTTTGGTGCACCTGTCAGCGTGCCCGCTGGAAATACTGAAAGTATCGCTTTCACAAGGTTTTTCTCTTCAAGCTCACCTGTGACAACTGAGTAGATGTGTATGAGGTTATAAAGCTTTTTAATTTGTAGATATTCCTCTACTTTTACTGTGCCGGGTTTTGAGATTCTCCCCAAATCATTTCTGGCAAGGTCTACAAGCATCACATGTTCACTGATTTCTTTCTTGTCTTTTAATATCTCTATCTTTTTTTGTGCAACATCATCGCCATCATTGATTCTATATGTGCCAGCAATAGGGAACGTCCTTACTATGTTTTTCTCCTTTTTAATTAATGTCTCTGGTGAAAAACAAATGATCTGCTCATCTTTGGTATTTATTACAATAGAGTATTCAGACGGATTCTTTTCTTTCATTGTGTAAAAGAGCTGGTTTGTTGAAATATCGCTTTTTATCTTTATCACTTGAGACAGTACAATCTGAAAAATTTCTCCGTTTCTTATATCCTCTTTTGCTTGTTTAACTATACTAATATAGTAATCTCTTGGAGTATTGTACAAAACCTTGCTCGTGACTTTTTGGTTTTTCCCAATGAACTTGTTAAATTTTTCCCCTTTTAACTCAAAGCCTTTGGAAATAAGTATTCTTTTAATTCCCAAGTTCTTTTCAACTATGAAATTCTTTGCGTATATAGTAAACACAATGTATGGCTCATCAGTCGAGTAAATGTCCTCTATCAAGTTTATAGCATGGTAATTAAAACGCGCTGATATAAATGCATTTTTCTCAATCAAATACGTTAAGATTTTATTGAGCTTTTCTAAAACCCCTTCATGTTCAACCACTTTATTGAAGTCATCTTCAATCTCAATTCTATTTTCAAACACCTTTATAACCAAAAGAGTATCATAGCAAAATGCCAGTATTTGGGAATTTTCAAAGTAGAAATAATCTTCCCCTATTGACTCAAAATCAATATGAGATATGTCAACTGAACTGTCAAAATATTCCTCAAAGGAAGGAATATTTATACTTACATCTTGATAGCAAAAAAGCCCCGATGAGCTATCGGGGCGCATATTTGCCACCTTATTCATCTTGTAGCTCATCTCCTCTCATCTTTTCTATTCTCATCTCGTCTCAGCTCAAAAACTAAAAAATTCTCACCTCTAACTGTTATTTTTAGTATATCAAAAAAGTTGACAGTTGGCAATAGAAAATCTTGGAATTTTGCCTACTAAACTGTGAATGTGTCTATTTTCCCTTCTTAAACATCTTATATTTTTGCTAATAGCTTACATACATCATTTTCTTTTTTTACTTTAAACCTACAATATTATTATTTCTTTCGTGGAGCCTGTTAAAATTTCGCATCCATTTTTCTTCACAACGACCAAATCTTCTATTCTTACACCACCCACCTCTTTAAGATAAATGCCTGGTTCAACTGTTACAACCATATTTTCTTTCAAAATTGCTTCTGACTTTGGCGAAAGTCTTGGAAGTTCATGTATTTCAAGCCCCACTCCATGACCTAATGAATGGCCAAATTTATCCATATAACCAAAGGAACCTATATAATCACGTGCAATTTTGTCCACTTCAAGACATTTTATCCCTTCTTTTATAAATTCTTCTGCCTTTTGCTGAGCTTCTTTTACAATATTGTATATTCGAATCATCGAGTCGTCAGGCTTTCCAACAAATATTGTCCTTGTCATATCCGACATGTAGCCGTCAAAGTTGCAGCCAAAATCTATTGTTACTACATCTCCATACTCAATCTTTTTGTTTGTAGCTGTGCCATGCGGAAGCGAACTTCTCTTTCCAGATGCTACAATTGGTTCAAATGAAAACCCTTTGGCTCCGTTTTTCAATATAAAATGGTTAAGCTCTGCAACAACCTCATTTTCTGTTACGCCCGGTTTTATAAATTTTAAAATATGCTCAAAAGCCTTATCTGTTATTTCAACAGCTCTCTTTATAAGTTCAATCTCTTCTTCATCTTTCACAGCTCTTATTTCATCAATGCTGAAGGAAAGAGGATAAATTCTATCCCCTATCTTCTCTTTCATATCAGAAAATGTTGAAAAAGTAAGGTTGTATCCTTCAAAATAAAGTGAATTTATATGATTCTGAGAGAGAATATCCAAAATGGCTTCATAAAGCTTTCCCTTATAGTCGATAATCTCAAATTCACTTGCCTCTTTTTTTGCTTGTTCAACGTATCTAAAATCTGTAAGTAGGTATTTTTTTTTATCTCTGGTGAGAAGTAAAAAACTCTCATCTCCTTTAAAATTGCTAAGATATCTCACATTTTCTTTTTTTGTGATAAATACCGCCTCTACTTTTTCATCCCTTGTAAAAACCTTTTCAATTCTCTTGTCAGTCATTTATAATATCCCTCACTTTTGTAACTTTTTTGGATCAACCTAAAATCTCCTTTAATGCGTAAAGTGCAATTATATAGCTTTTTATACCAAAACCAGAGATTTGTCCTACACATGCTGGTGCAATTACACTTCTTTTTCTAAACTCTTCTCTTGCATAGATGTTGGAAATATGCACTTCAATTGTTGGAATATTCACAGCTTTTATTGCATCGTGAATGGCATAACTGTAATGAGTGTAAGCACCTGGATTGATAATTATTCCATCTATATTTTCATCAAGAGCTTTGTGGATTCTATCTATTATCTCGCCTTCATGATTTGACTGAAAAAAGAGTGTATTTAAATTAAGTTCATTTGCCTTTTTTGATATTATCTCCAAAAGCTTATTGTAATTTGTACTACCGTATATATCTTTCTCTCTGATACCTAAAAGGTTTAGATTTGGCCCATTTATCACTAAAATCTTCTTCACCTTGTACCTCACATCCTTTTTTCTAATATTTCATAGTAAATTTTCTTTAGCACAAGGGCATCTTCACTCATGTAATCTTTTGACTCACAGATGATGACAGGTT
It contains:
- the trpD gene encoding anthranilate phosphoribosyltransferase produces the protein MLKEALEVVTAKRDLDYGQVKNLLDSILEGELDEMKFGAFLAALKTKGETKEEISAFVDAFYEKAQKIEYTHPKTIDTCGTGGDGKGTFNISTASAIVLSCFDLKVAKHGNRSITSNSGSADILENLGIDIQAPPQRILEGLEKHNFAFLFAPKYHPATKKVATVRKSLGIRTVFNILGPLLNPVSLNYQVVGAFDFEAQEKIASVLKGKRKRAAIIHSLDGLDEISVSQKTRVLELQGDNIKEYYIDPKEYGIEYTLDDIKGYTPQENAKIFRSILNGEVSAYYWAVVLNSAFALYIAEVANDIEEGIALCQSAIKKGDAMLKLKDLQQHYKVGA
- a CDS encoding anthranilate synthase component II, which encodes MILLIDNYDSFTFNIYQMIASKTQVVVFRNDKVTIETIQKLNPAGIIISPGPGSPKDAGISSEVVKRFAGVVPILGVCLGHQVIGECFGARVVHAKSIYHGMRSRVDLLEAGKRSPLYKCVPDRFFAGRYHSLVVEKTASLQGLEIAAVSEDDEVMSILNDELKIYGIQFHPESILTPDGEKILQNFLDLCYGQVRKDAQRSA
- a CDS encoding anthranilate synthase component I family protein, producing the protein MNKVANMRPDSSSGLFCYQDVSINIPSFEEYFDSSVDISHIDFESIGEDYFYFENSQILAFCYDTLLVIKVFENRIEIEDDFNKVVEHEGVLEKLNKILTYLIEKNAFISARFNYHAINLIEDIYSTDEPYIVFTIYAKNFIVEKNLGIKRILISKGFELKGEKFNKFIGKNQKVTSKVLYNTPRDYYISIVKQAKEDIRNGEIFQIVLSQVIKIKSDISTNQLFYTMKEKNPSEYSIVINTKDEQIICFSPETLIKKEKNIVRTFPIAGTYRINDGDDVAQKKIEILKDKKEISEHVMLVDLARNDLGRISKPGTVKVEEYLQIKKLYNLIHIYSVVTGELEEKNLVKAILSVFPAGTLTGAPKVRAMQLIEKYERQRRGLYGGAIGYIFKDCFDLAIAIRMAIKDKKEDTFLLQSGAGIVNLSVPDNEYQECLTKLRAFLKIMEVDENDIVNR
- a CDS encoding M24 family metallopeptidase, translated to MTDKRIEKVFTRDEKVEAVFITKKENVRYLSNFKGDESFLLLTRDKKKYLLTDFRYVEQAKKEASEFEIIDYKGKLYEAILDILSQNHINSLYFEGYNLTFSTFSDMKEKIGDRIYPLSFSIDEIRAVKDEEEIELIKRAVEITDKAFEHILKFIKPGVTENEVVAELNHFILKNGAKGFSFEPIVASGKRSSLPHGTATNKKIEYGDVVTIDFGCNFDGYMSDMTRTIFVGKPDDSMIRIYNIVKEAQQKAEEFIKEGIKCLEVDKIARDYIGSFGYMDKFGHSLGHGVGLEIHELPRLSPKSEAILKENMVVTVEPGIYLKEVGGVRIEDLVVVKKNGCEILTGSTKEIIIL
- the aroQ gene encoding type II 3-dehydroquinate dehydratase, whose translation is MKKILVINGPNLNLLGIREKDIYGSTNYNKLLEIISKKANELNLNTLFFQSNHEGEIIDRIHKALDENIDGIIINPGAYTHYSYAIHDAIKAVNIPTIEVHISNIYAREEFRKRSVIAPACVGQISGFGIKSYIIALYALKEILG